Proteins co-encoded in one Flavobacterium sp. M31R6 genomic window:
- a CDS encoding energy transducer TonB gives MSSTLSNDQKKSLVLSILIYASLLLLLFFIRFWPPYNPENNVALADGGGGGGGVTLNFGDSDLGSGKNTQSKVLNVQNQAKQVPAKSTPDEAILSQENATEESVVIPQKEKPKKTEVVVKPEIKPEVVKPKVSNSTNDALASILKGSNKGGDGDDKTAGNKGKSNGSLAATGYYGTGGSGGGTGGGNGTGNGIGNGSGYGPGSGGGSGGGNGGGSGYSLGNRKALSKPAPKYTCNESGKVVVEVSVDRNGNTINAIPGIKGTTNTAKCLLDQARIAAMNTKWDASNDAPEKQVGKIIYNFNLN, from the coding sequence ATGAGTTCTACCCTTTCCAACGATCAAAAGAAATCATTAGTCCTATCCATACTCATTTACGCATCCTTATTGTTGCTGTTATTTTTCATCCGTTTTTGGCCACCATATAATCCAGAAAACAATGTCGCACTTGCTGATGGCGGAGGTGGTGGCGGAGGTGTTACCTTAAACTTTGGTGATAGTGATTTGGGATCTGGAAAAAACACCCAAAGCAAGGTGTTGAATGTTCAAAACCAAGCCAAACAAGTCCCTGCCAAAAGCACGCCCGACGAAGCTATTTTATCTCAAGAGAATGCCACCGAAGAAAGTGTTGTTATTCCTCAAAAAGAAAAACCTAAAAAAACGGAAGTTGTCGTAAAACCCGAAATCAAGCCCGAGGTTGTTAAACCAAAAGTATCCAATTCCACTAATGACGCTCTGGCAAGCATCCTAAAAGGCTCCAACAAAGGCGGTGACGGCGACGACAAAACTGCTGGCAACAAAGGAAAATCCAACGGAAGTTTAGCCGCTACCGGCTATTACGGCACGGGAGGTTCTGGTGGAGGGACCGGCGGAGGAAATGGAACCGGAAACGGTATTGGTAATGGCAGCGGTTACGGCCCAGGTAGCGGCGGTGGTTCTGGCGGAGGAAACGGAGGCGGTTCCGGTTATTCGCTTGGCAACAGAAAAGCGCTCTCCAAACCCGCTCCCAAATACACTTGCAACGAATCCGGTAAAGTGGTTGTCGAAGTTTCTGTGGATCGAAATGGAAATACCATCAACGCTATCCCAGGCATAAAAGGCACTACAAACACTGCAAAATGCCTGCTGGATCAAGCCCGAATTGCCGCGATGAACACCAAGTGGGACGCCAGCAATGACGCTCCCGAAAAACAAGTCGGCAAGATTATTTACAACTTCAATCTGAATTAG
- a CDS encoding ABC transporter permease: MNTLGTNKYLFSKEIDSYFEGVYNGYRFTLRFFKEAFTSPFHFREIINQCFEIGLKSLSLITLTGFIIGVVFTKQSRPSLESFGAVSWLPSLMGIAIIRALGPLVTSLICAGKVGSSISAELGSMKVTEQIDAMEVSAINPFKYLVVSRVLATSISIPILSFYCSFIGLVGSYYNVSSEEATSLQVFYHNAFSNIAFLDIFSSFTKALVYGFTIGIVSSYKGFFATHGTRGVGKATNQAVILSIFLIFLEELIIVQIVNWIRYF; the protein is encoded by the coding sequence ATGAATACTTTAGGCACCAATAAATATTTGTTTTCAAAGGAAATCGATTCTTATTTTGAGGGTGTTTATAATGGTTACCGTTTTACGCTGCGTTTTTTTAAAGAAGCTTTTACATCCCCTTTTCATTTTCGAGAAATTATCAATCAGTGCTTCGAGATTGGATTAAAATCACTTTCGTTAATAACGCTGACAGGCTTTATCATTGGAGTCGTTTTTACCAAACAATCACGACCCTCTTTGGAAAGTTTTGGGGCGGTGTCTTGGCTGCCTTCGTTAATGGGGATTGCTATTATTAGGGCTCTGGGGCCTTTGGTAACCTCGCTCATTTGTGCTGGGAAAGTAGGTTCCAGCATCAGCGCCGAGCTGGGATCCATGAAAGTGACCGAGCAAATTGACGCAATGGAAGTTTCCGCTATTAATCCTTTTAAATATCTGGTTGTAAGCAGGGTTCTGGCTACATCTATTTCTATTCCCATACTTTCATTTTATTGCAGTTTTATAGGATTGGTAGGATCATACTATAATGTTTCGAGCGAAGAGGCAACAAGCTTGCAAGTGTTTTATCATAATGCTTTTTCAAATATTGCTTTTTTGGATATTTTTTCATCGTTTACAAAAGCCTTGGTTTACGGATTTACGATAGGAATAGTCAGTAGTTACAAAGGTTTTTTTGCAACACATGGAACTCGGGGTGTTGGTAAAGCAACCAATCAAGCAGTAATACTTTCCATATTTCTCATCTTTCTTGAAGAGTTAATAATAGTACAGATTGTCAATTGGATTAGATATTTTTAA
- a CDS encoding glycosyltransferase codes for MNQIQTLLVIGFVWPEPNSSAAGGRMLQLIDQFQQQGYAITFASPAMDSDYMVDLASLNVDKKSIALNCSSFDAFVKELNPTVVLFDRFMIEEQFGWRVAENCPDALRILDTEDLHCLRLARQKAFKAHHDFTIADTLKEEVAKREIASILRCDLSLMISEFEIELLKTTFKVDEKLLYYLPFLLEPLSEKTFEKLPSFEERNDFIFIGNFLHEPNWNAVQYLKETIWPLLRKQLPDANLNIYGAYPSQKVMQLHQPKEGFHIKGRAIDANEVVQNARIVLAPLRFGAGIKGKLIEAMQCGTPSVTTTIGAESMQGNLPWNGFVTDDADEFTQTAIQLYQDKKLWKTAQQNGIAIINQRYSRELFENDFCVKVQFLRSNLQQHRLDNFFGSLLQHHTLTSTKYMSRWIEAKNSKKE; via the coding sequence ATGAACCAAATTCAAACGCTTTTAGTCATTGGTTTCGTATGGCCAGAGCCCAATTCTTCTGCTGCAGGTGGTAGAATGTTGCAGTTGATCGATCAATTTCAGCAACAAGGCTATGCCATTACATTTGCCAGTCCGGCTATGGACAGTGATTACATGGTTGATTTGGCTTCATTGAATGTGGACAAAAAATCAATTGCCTTGAATTGCTCCAGCTTTGATGCTTTTGTCAAAGAGTTGAATCCCACTGTTGTTTTGTTTGACCGATTCATGATTGAAGAGCAATTCGGTTGGCGTGTTGCTGAAAACTGCCCCGATGCCTTACGAATATTGGACACCGAAGACTTGCATTGTCTGCGATTGGCAAGACAAAAAGCATTCAAAGCACATCACGATTTCACTATAGCCGACACTTTAAAAGAAGAAGTTGCCAAAAGAGAAATCGCCAGTATTCTGAGATGCGACCTTTCCTTGATGATTTCTGAATTTGAAATAGAGTTACTGAAGACCACTTTTAAAGTAGACGAAAAACTGCTGTATTATTTGCCTTTTTTACTAGAACCTCTTTCAGAAAAGACTTTTGAAAAGCTTCCTTCTTTTGAGGAAAGAAATGATTTTATTTTCATAGGCAACTTTCTTCACGAACCCAATTGGAATGCTGTTCAGTATCTGAAGGAAACCATTTGGCCTTTGCTAAGAAAGCAATTACCAGATGCCAATCTTAACATTTATGGAGCTTATCCTTCCCAAAAAGTAATGCAATTGCACCAGCCCAAAGAAGGCTTTCACATCAAAGGACGTGCTATCGATGCCAACGAAGTAGTCCAAAATGCAAGAATTGTTTTGGCTCCACTGCGTTTTGGTGCGGGCATAAAAGGAAAACTGATTGAAGCCATGCAATGCGGAACACCGAGCGTTACAACCACTATTGGTGCCGAATCTATGCAGGGAAATCTGCCTTGGAATGGATTTGTAACTGATGATGCAGACGAATTTACACAAACTGCCATCCAATTATACCAAGACAAAAAACTTTGGAAGACTGCACAACAAAACGGAATCGCCATTATCAATCAACGGTATTCAAGAGAATTGTTTGAAAATGATTTTTGTGTCAAAGTTCAATTTTTACGCTCCAACTTACAACAGCATCGTTTGGATAATTTCTTCGGATCATTGTTGCAGCACCACACATTAACCAGTACTAAATACATGTCTCGTTGGATTGAAGCCAAAAACAGCAAGAAAGAGTAA
- a CDS encoding biopolymer transporter ExbD, translating to MSIKRKRRFHAEVATSSLSDIMFFLLLFFLIISTLANPNVIKMTLPKSKTNEKTNKQYISLSVTEDKKFYIDKQLVAYEELETTLMSKINTRKDQTVIVRIPFNLQVQDLVDVLQIGVKNNLKFVIATSPK from the coding sequence ATGTCTATCAAAAGAAAAAGAAGATTTCACGCCGAAGTGGCCACATCCTCCTTGAGTGACATCATGTTTTTTTTGTTGCTGTTTTTCTTAATCATCTCTACTTTGGCCAATCCAAACGTTATAAAAATGACGCTGCCAAAGTCGAAAACTAATGAAAAAACCAACAAACAATACATTAGTTTATCGGTTACCGAAGACAAGAAATTCTACATCGACAAACAACTCGTTGCCTACGAAGAGCTCGAAACCACTTTGATGTCCAAAATAAACACTCGAAAAGACCAAACTGTTATTGTCCGAATTCCGTTCAATTTGCAGGTGCAGGATTTGGTAGATGTATTGCAAATAGGAGTGAAGAACAACTTAAAATTCGTCATCGCCACGAGTCCGAAGTAA
- a CDS encoding MlaD family protein has protein sequence MNESSSKRPLYVGLFIFIGMIFLFGGILMVGNLHETFKKKMQLVSLFDEVNGLQTGANVWLSGVKIGKVRSIRISKSRNVWVTLDIENTAQQFIVKDAKTKIGTDGLIGNKVVIIYGGTENTQSVNDGDTLQVGSTYSTENMMNTLQKNNENLLAITTDFKKISHKLTTNEGTVGKLLNDNVLYDNINSVAFSLNNASAKADKLIVSLNEYTAKLNRKGSLANDLVTDTIVFNSIKKSVSELEKMTKTANIFMENLKEASANPNSAIGVLLHDKESGASLKKTIENLESSSEKLDEDLKAAQSSFLLRGYFKDKDKEAKKAASQK, from the coding sequence ATGAATGAATCATCAAGTAAACGTCCACTGTATGTAGGTCTATTTATTTTTATAGGTATGATATTTTTATTTGGAGGTATTCTTATGGTTGGAAATCTTCATGAAACTTTTAAGAAAAAAATGCAATTAGTTTCTCTTTTTGATGAAGTAAATGGATTGCAGACAGGAGCCAATGTATGGCTTTCAGGAGTAAAAATCGGGAAGGTAAGGAGTATTAGAATTAGTAAAAGCAGAAATGTTTGGGTTACTTTGGATATCGAAAACACAGCACAACAGTTTATAGTAAAAGATGCTAAAACCAAAATAGGAACGGACGGACTTATAGGAAACAAAGTCGTAATAATCTATGGAGGAACCGAGAATACTCAATCAGTCAATGATGGGGATACTTTGCAGGTTGGGAGTACGTATTCCACCGAGAATATGATGAATACTTTGCAGAAAAACAATGAAAACCTTCTGGCGATAACTACTGATTTTAAAAAAATAAGTCATAAGTTGACAACAAATGAAGGGACAGTTGGGAAATTACTGAATGACAATGTTTTGTATGATAATATAAATTCAGTGGCCTTTTCACTTAATAACGCTTCTGCAAAAGCAGATAAATTAATTGTTTCTCTTAATGAGTATACCGCAAAATTAAATCGAAAGGGATCGCTTGCAAATGATCTGGTTACCGACACAATTGTTTTTAATTCGATCAAAAAATCGGTTTCAGAATTGGAAAAAATGACCAAAACGGCCAATATATTTATGGAAAATCTCAAAGAAGCCAGTGCTAATCCCAATTCGGCTATTGGGGTTTTGTTGCATGATAAAGAATCAGGGGCCAGTTTGAAAAAAACAATAGAGAATTTAGAAAGCAGCTCCGAAAAATTAGATGAAGATCTAAAGGCAGCCCAAAGTAGTTTTTTATTAAGGGGCTATTTCAAGGATAAAGATAAAGAGGCTAAAAAAGCAGCTTCCCAAAAATAA
- a CDS encoding folylpolyglutamate synthase/dihydrofolate synthase family protein, whose translation MNYQETTNWMFNQLPMYQLQGASAYKKDLTNVNLLADHLDNPHKKIKCIHVAGTNGKGSTSHMLASILQEAGYKVGLYTSPHLKDFRERIKINGAEISEEFVCEFIEQHKAFFEENDMSFFEMSVGLAFDYFAKEKVDIAIIEVGLGGRLDATNIITPLISVITNIGIDHVQFLGNTLESIAAEKAGIIKPKIPVVIGEYTPETQPVFLAKAKENKAEIYFASDLISETYPSDLIGDYQEHNKKTVIQTFKILNEQTDFKVSDENIKSGLLQVVKNTGLQGRWQQLGTNPKVICDTAHNKNGLEIVLNQIQKENYNHLHIVMGVVNDKELDEVLPLFSKNATYYFCKPNIPRGLDASLLQEKALQFSLIGKTYNSVAEAYSVAQNNSTKDDFIYVGGSTFVVAELPLNKEV comes from the coding sequence ATGAACTATCAAGAAACTACAAACTGGATGTTTAATCAACTTCCGATGTATCAATTGCAAGGGGCTTCGGCTTATAAAAAAGACTTAACCAATGTTAATTTACTGGCAGATCATCTTGATAATCCTCATAAAAAGATAAAATGTATTCACGTTGCCGGCACCAATGGTAAAGGTTCTACCTCCCATATGCTGGCCTCCATTCTGCAGGAAGCGGGGTACAAAGTAGGTCTATATACTTCTCCACATTTAAAAGATTTTCGGGAACGCATCAAGATTAATGGAGCCGAAATTTCCGAAGAATTTGTTTGCGAATTCATTGAACAGCACAAAGCCTTTTTTGAAGAAAACGACATGAGTTTCTTTGAAATGTCTGTTGGATTGGCTTTTGATTATTTTGCCAAAGAAAAAGTGGATATCGCCATTATTGAAGTGGGTTTGGGCGGAAGACTGGACGCCACAAACATTATCACGCCATTGATTTCTGTAATCACCAATATTGGGATTGATCACGTTCAATTTTTGGGCAACACTTTAGAATCTATCGCAGCCGAAAAAGCAGGAATTATCAAACCCAAGATTCCAGTTGTTATTGGCGAATATACTCCAGAAACACAGCCTGTCTTTTTGGCAAAAGCCAAAGAAAATAAAGCTGAAATCTACTTTGCATCTGATTTGATTTCAGAAACATATCCCTCCGATTTAATTGGTGATTATCAAGAACATAATAAAAAAACAGTTATTCAAACTTTCAAAATTTTGAACGAACAAACTGACTTTAAAGTAAGTGACGAAAACATAAAATCGGGATTGTTACAAGTCGTAAAAAACACTGGATTACAAGGTCGATGGCAACAACTGGGCACAAATCCAAAAGTGATTTGCGACACGGCACACAACAAAAACGGTCTCGAAATTGTTTTGAACCAAATACAAAAAGAGAATTATAATCACCTGCATATTGTAATGGGAGTTGTCAATGACAAAGAGCTAGATGAAGTATTACCATTGTTTTCCAAAAATGCAACCTATTACTTTTGCAAACCAAATATTCCTAGAGGTTTGGATGCTTCTTTGCTACAGGAAAAAGCATTGCAATTTTCACTTATCGGAAAAACATACAACTCTGTTGCAGAAGCCTATAGTGTGGCTCAGAATAATTCTACAAAAGACGATTTTATCTATGTTGGCGGAAGTACCTTTGTGGTAGCAGAATTGCCGTTAAATAAAGAGGTTTAA
- a CDS encoding ABC transporter ATP-binding protein: protein MEKEKIQFANTEDTVIKIEGLYKSFGELEVLKGIDLTIQKGENLAVLGKSGSGKSVLIKILAGLLKPDKGTVTMLGKQLNQLKPKQLDELRLRMGFSFQSSALYDGMSVYDNLSFPLTMNVKNLNKKQVRDAVEEALDAVGLIDKIERDPEELSGGQRKRLGIARTLIMKPEIMLYDEPTAGLDPVTCAEINALIVEVQQKYKTSSIIITHDLTCAKNTCERIAMLIDGTFLKIGTFDEVFATDEEQIKKFFSYNFTL from the coding sequence ATGGAAAAAGAAAAGATTCAATTTGCCAATACAGAAGATACGGTCATAAAAATTGAAGGGTTGTATAAATCTTTCGGCGAACTTGAGGTTTTGAAAGGGATTGATTTGACGATTCAAAAAGGTGAAAATTTAGCGGTATTGGGGAAATCAGGTTCCGGTAAATCGGTTTTAATAAAAATTTTGGCAGGTTTATTAAAGCCAGACAAAGGAACTGTAACCATGTTGGGTAAACAATTGAATCAATTAAAACCAAAACAATTGGATGAATTGCGGTTGCGTATGGGGTTTTCATTTCAAAGTAGTGCTTTGTATGATGGTATGAGTGTGTATGATAATTTGTCGTTTCCATTGACCATGAATGTAAAGAATCTTAATAAAAAACAAGTAAGGGATGCTGTTGAGGAAGCACTGGATGCAGTAGGCTTAATCGACAAAATAGAAAGAGATCCAGAAGAGCTTTCCGGCGGACAGCGAAAAAGATTAGGTATTGCCCGAACGTTAATTATGAAACCTGAAATAATGTTGTATGATGAACCAACAGCAGGTTTGGATCCTGTAACTTGTGCCGAAATTAATGCCCTTATTGTTGAGGTTCAGCAGAAATACAAAACAAGTTCTATTATCATAACGCATGATCTCACTTGTGCAAAAAACACTTGTGAACGCATCGCTATGTTAATTGATGGAACATTTTTGAAAATTGGAACATTCGATGAGGTTTTTGCAACCGACGAAGAACAGATTAAAAAATTTTTCTCCTATAATTTTACACTTTAA
- a CDS encoding tRNA-(ms[2]io[6]A)-hydroxylase translates to MLGLKLVTDPRWVNIVESNIEEILTDHAWCEQKAASNAISLITYNSELEELVTELLVIAKEELDHLQLVHNLIKSRGLTLGRERKDHYVNELFKFMKKDGSRKDALVDRLLFSAMIEARSCERFKVLSENIKDPELAKFYRDLMISEAGHYTTFLGFARKYVDNFDVDKRWQEWIEFETSIIVNYGKNETVHG, encoded by the coding sequence ATGCTTGGATTAAAATTAGTTACGGACCCACGTTGGGTAAATATTGTAGAAAGTAATATTGAAGAAATATTGACTGATCACGCTTGGTGTGAACAAAAAGCAGCTTCCAATGCCATTAGTTTGATTACTTACAATTCGGAGTTGGAAGAATTGGTAACGGAGTTATTGGTAATTGCCAAAGAAGAATTGGATCACTTGCAATTGGTACACAATTTAATAAAAAGCAGAGGTTTGACTTTGGGCAGGGAACGCAAAGACCATTATGTGAATGAACTTTTTAAATTCATGAAAAAAGATGGAAGCCGCAAAGATGCCTTGGTGGATCGATTGTTGTTTTCAGCGATGATTGAAGCCAGAAGTTGTGAGCGTTTCAAAGTGTTGTCTGAGAATATAAAAGATCCGGAATTGGCTAAGTTTTATAGAGATCTTATGATTTCAGAAGCGGGACATTACACTACTTTCCTTGGCTTTGCCAGAAAATATGTAGACAATTTTGATGTAGATAAGCGTTGGCAAGAATGGATTGAATTTGAAACTTCAATTATTGTCAATTACGGTAAAAACGAAACCGTGCACGGATAA
- a CDS encoding MotA/TolQ/ExbB proton channel family protein, with the protein MFSFIQLQADTLANAASNVVIEKVATNNEISVLGFILKGGFFLIPIAILLFYTFYLIIERYLYINKVSKVDPLLMRDVRDHLTAGNFDLARSITERTNTASGNVIKEGILLIGRPIAEIESNMDRAADIEIAEMEQHLGQLGLIAGIAPTLGFIGTISGVIKIFYSISVTENISIGNISGGLYEKMISSGSGLIVGIIAYSAYHLLNGKIDNYALKVQKQILEFVNIIQKA; encoded by the coding sequence ATGTTTAGTTTTATACAATTACAAGCTGATACTCTTGCCAATGCTGCGTCCAATGTTGTTATAGAAAAAGTAGCAACCAACAATGAAATCTCCGTTTTAGGTTTTATTCTCAAAGGAGGATTTTTTTTAATTCCCATCGCAATCCTATTATTTTACACCTTTTATCTAATTATAGAGCGCTATTTGTACATCAACAAAGTGTCGAAAGTGGATCCGCTTTTGATGCGGGATGTAAGAGATCACTTGACTGCAGGAAATTTTGACTTGGCCCGTTCCATTACCGAAAGAACCAATACTGCCTCTGGAAATGTGATTAAAGAAGGAATCTTATTAATAGGACGTCCGATTGCTGAGATTGAGTCAAACATGGATCGTGCCGCCGATATTGAAATTGCCGAAATGGAACAGCATCTTGGACAATTGGGATTGATTGCAGGTATTGCGCCTACGCTAGGTTTTATCGGAACGATTTCGGGGGTAATCAAGATTTTTTATAGCATCTCGGTGACCGAAAATATCAGTATCGGGAATATCTCGGGAGGTTTATATGAAAAAATGATCAGTAGTGGTTCAGGATTAATCGTGGGAATTATTGCCTACAGCGCCTATCACTTACTGAACGGAAAGATTGATAATTATGCTTTGAAAGTACAAAAGCAAATATTGGAATTCGTGAATATTATTCAAAAAGCATAA
- a CDS encoding AsmA-like C-terminal region-containing protein, which produces MAVTNFKSIFFKILKYTGITLVSLLALMFITPLIFSDKIKEEVKKTANEKLNGELNYSEANVSFFKHFPSLTLTLADFKLNGSAPFQNEKFIAADEVAFGINLSSLVFGKTIKVDQIFLSNSLINVKVNKKGEANYNVYIAEKETGPKEESETGLKLEEIEITNSKLIYDDQSANVHVDAFGFNYLGNGDFSKAIFALHSKAKIEKLNVIYENEPYLMNKKVDGDLITKINTNSLSFVFEQNDLSINKLLVDFKGKFDFLKDGYDIDFKIKSNKSNLNDLFTAFPPKYITWLKDTELKGSVDLLLTLKGKYIASQNLGPDLNLNFKLKDGFVNYKKSAFPVSNLNMDIATKVPSLNPELLQLDAKMVSLNIGKNYLKTQLKVNGMSTPDIDLVLNSQIDLEKLNRALGIPDIELKGMLVSDLKAKGKYDQKQRLFPNASGTLNLKNGFVKTPYYPNPITDINIVSKIDNQKGTYDGLSVVLKPAGFTFEGEPFLVEADLKNFDDLNYDIKAKGTLNISKIYKVFSQKGLDVDGFIKADLVLKGTQSDAEKGNYSKLQNKGTLELRNINVETEYLPKSLLIKEGIFRFNQDKMSFNTFLASYGQSDFKLNGYLQNVFNFMSSKNGVLRGSFTLNSKYINIDEFMSSKSTAPVATTTAVPDSAPQPTVQETGVILIPSNLDLQFYATAHKINYQGLMLQDGKGAVKMKDGKMLMQNTGFDLIGCNVAMNASYQGMTPKKAVFEYEIKATDFDIKRAYKEVKMFKEMASAAENAEGIVSLDYKIKGRLNQQMMPVYPSLIGGGVLSIKDVKVKGMKMFNAVSATTDHEAIKNPELSKVDIKSTVKNNIITIERFKFKFAGFRPRIEGTSSLDGKLNIKMRLGLPPLGIIGVPLTVTGTKDNPKVKVGRKGDEIEEIQDKEE; this is translated from the coding sequence ATGGCGGTAACCAATTTTAAATCAATTTTTTTCAAAATATTAAAATATACAGGAATCACCCTTGTGAGTTTGTTGGCGCTGATGTTTATTACGCCTTTGATTTTTTCGGATAAAATAAAGGAAGAGGTAAAGAAGACAGCCAATGAGAAATTAAATGGAGAGCTGAATTATTCGGAGGCGAATGTTTCCTTTTTTAAGCACTTTCCTTCATTGACCTTGACTCTGGCTGATTTTAAGCTCAATGGTTCGGCACCTTTTCAAAATGAAAAATTCATTGCTGCAGATGAGGTTGCTTTCGGAATCAATTTGAGTAGTCTTGTTTTTGGGAAAACTATAAAAGTTGATCAAATTTTCCTTTCCAATTCTTTGATTAATGTCAAAGTAAACAAAAAAGGAGAGGCCAATTATAATGTGTACATTGCCGAGAAGGAAACTGGACCGAAGGAAGAATCGGAAACAGGTTTGAAATTGGAAGAGATCGAAATTACGAACAGTAAGCTTATTTATGACGATCAATCTGCGAATGTTCACGTCGATGCTTTCGGGTTTAATTATCTAGGGAATGGAGATTTTAGCAAGGCGATATTTGCTTTGCATTCGAAAGCAAAAATAGAAAAGCTAAATGTCATTTATGAAAATGAACCCTACTTGATGAATAAAAAAGTGGATGGGGATTTGATTACCAAGATAAATACCAATTCGCTATCCTTTGTTTTTGAGCAAAATGACCTTTCGATTAATAAACTATTGGTTGATTTTAAAGGGAAATTTGATTTTTTGAAAGATGGTTATGATATTGATTTTAAAATAAAATCAAACAAAAGTAATTTGAATGATCTTTTTACTGCTTTTCCTCCTAAATATATTACTTGGCTAAAAGATACCGAATTAAAAGGGAGTGTAGATTTATTACTGACGCTTAAAGGGAAATATATTGCATCTCAAAATCTGGGTCCAGATTTAAATCTGAATTTTAAACTAAAAGACGGATTTGTGAATTATAAAAAAAGCGCTTTCCCGGTTTCTAATTTAAATATGGATATTGCGACAAAAGTGCCTTCTTTGAATCCGGAACTTTTACAGCTGGATGCCAAAATGGTATCTTTAAACATTGGAAAAAATTATCTTAAAACGCAACTGAAAGTTAACGGGATGTCTACCCCAGACATTGATTTGGTTTTAAATTCTCAAATCGATTTGGAGAAATTAAACCGGGCGCTTGGAATTCCAGATATAGAATTAAAAGGAATGCTTGTGAGTGATTTGAAAGCCAAAGGAAAATACGATCAAAAGCAAAGACTTTTTCCTAATGCAAGTGGAACGTTGAATCTGAAAAATGGATTTGTAAAAACTCCATATTACCCAAATCCAATAACCGATATCAATATTGTTTCGAAAATAGACAATCAAAAAGGAACTTATGATGGTCTTTCGGTAGTGTTGAAACCTGCAGGTTTTACTTTTGAAGGAGAACCGTTTTTGGTCGAAGCTGATTTGAAAAATTTTGATGATTTGAATTATGATATCAAAGCCAAAGGGACTTTGAATATCAGTAAAATTTACAAAGTGTTTTCTCAAAAAGGATTGGATGTCGATGGTTTTATCAAAGCAGATTTAGTTTTGAAAGGAACTCAAAGTGATGCCGAAAAAGGGAATTACAGTAAATTACAAAATAAAGGAACACTTGAACTTCGAAATATAAATGTTGAAACGGAGTATCTGCCAAAATCATTGTTGATTAAAGAAGGGATATTCAGATTCAATCAGGATAAAATGTCTTTCAATACCTTTTTGGCTTCCTACGGCCAGTCCGATTTTAAGCTGAATGGGTATTTGCAAAATGTATTCAATTTCATGTCTTCCAAAAATGGAGTTTTAAGAGGTTCTTTTACGCTAAATTCAAAATACATCAATATTGATGAATTTATGTCCAGTAAATCGACAGCACCTGTTGCTACGACAACGGCTGTTCCAGATAGCGCTCCACAACCTACAGTTCAAGAGACAGGAGTAATTCTCATTCCTTCAAATCTAGATTTGCAATTTTATGCAACGGCACATAAAATTAATTATCAAGGACTAATGTTGCAAGACGGGAAAGGCGCCGTGAAAATGAAAGACGGAAAAATGCTGATGCAGAATACTGGATTCGATTTAATTGGCTGCAATGTTGCGATGAATGCCTCTTATCAAGGAATGACACCTAAAAAAGCAGTCTTTGAATATGAAATAAAAGCCACGGATTTTGATATAAAAAGAGCTTACAAAGAAGTGAAAATGTTCAAAGAAATGGCAAGTGCAGCTGAAAACGCGGAGGGAATTGTTTCATTGGATTATAAAATAAAAGGAAGGCTGAATCAACAAATGATGCCAGTTTACCCTTCGTTAATAGGCGGAGGTGTGTTGTCTATAAAAGATGTGAAAGTAAAAGGGATGAAAATGTTTAATGCAGTGAGCGCAACGACAGATCACGAAGCCATTAAGAACCCAGAACTGTCCAAAGTAGATATCAAATCAACAGTAAAAAACAATATTATTACCATTGAACGATTCAAATTCAAATTTGCAGGTTTCAGACCGAGAATTGAAGGAACATCAAGCTTGGACGGTAAATTAAATATCAAAATGAGATTGGGATTGCCTCCGTTGGGGATTATTGGGGTTCCACTTACAGTAACTGGAACTAAGGACAATCCTAAAGTGAAAGTGGGAAGAAAAGGAGATGAAATAGAGGAAATTCAGGATAAGGAAGAGTAA